Proteins from a genomic interval of Cupriavidus sp. WKF15:
- a CDS encoding PLP-dependent aminotransferase family protein, protein MTTKLTPPMWDQLFQQHAHSGLSLQGKIRQMLVSAILDEQLPLGIPLPSSREMSAQLRVARNTVVLAYQQLVDEGYLISRERSGYFVNPEILGARVSGVASLRGTPSPDTHGGARPDWDRRFVFRPTHQRNIVKRHNWRDYPYPFIYGQYDPVLFPTADWRECCLKALSVLDIHEWAQDMIVRDDESLVQQIRTRVLPRRGVWAGADEIVITVGAQQALYLLSDLLASPDTPVGIEEPGYPDARNIFGRHTSKLIPLPIDAEGVIPSDALRACDYVYVTPSHQCPTTVTMPLARRQALLRQAEEADFVLIEDDYESESRFEGDPTPTLKSLDRNNRVIYVGSLSKSLAPGLRIGYIVGPAELIAELRGARRLMLRHPSAYIQRAFSLFLSLGHYDAHLRRLSAAHRARAETVLAALAAHMPEFRPVPIAGGASCWIEGPPWLDADALARLAELQGVLIEPGSVFFMSEPAPRNGFRLGYSSIAPERIEPGIRVLASVARELHATIAAQGASAA, encoded by the coding sequence ATGACCACCAAGCTGACCCCCCCCATGTGGGACCAGCTCTTCCAGCAACACGCCCACTCCGGCCTGAGCCTGCAAGGCAAGATCCGCCAGATGCTGGTCTCCGCGATCCTGGACGAACAGCTCCCGCTGGGCATCCCGCTGCCGAGCAGCCGCGAGATGTCCGCGCAGTTGCGCGTGGCGCGCAATACCGTGGTGCTGGCCTACCAGCAGCTCGTGGACGAGGGTTACCTGATCTCGCGCGAGCGCAGCGGCTATTTCGTCAACCCCGAGATCCTTGGTGCTCGCGTGAGCGGCGTGGCCTCGCTGCGCGGCACGCCGAGCCCTGACACCCATGGCGGCGCGCGTCCGGACTGGGACCGCCGCTTTGTCTTTCGCCCCACCCACCAGCGCAATATCGTCAAGCGCCACAACTGGCGCGACTACCCCTACCCCTTCATTTACGGCCAGTACGACCCGGTGCTGTTCCCCACCGCCGACTGGCGCGAGTGCTGCCTGAAGGCCCTGAGCGTGCTCGATATCCACGAGTGGGCGCAGGACATGATCGTGCGCGACGACGAGTCGCTGGTGCAGCAGATCCGCACGCGCGTGCTGCCACGCCGCGGCGTGTGGGCCGGTGCCGACGAGATCGTGATCACCGTGGGCGCGCAGCAGGCCCTCTACCTGCTGTCCGACCTGCTCGCCAGCCCCGACACGCCTGTCGGCATCGAGGAGCCGGGCTACCCGGACGCACGCAATATCTTCGGCCGCCATACCTCGAAGCTGATCCCGCTGCCCATCGATGCCGAGGGCGTGATCCCGTCCGATGCGCTGCGCGCCTGCGACTACGTTTATGTCACCCCCAGCCACCAGTGCCCCACCACCGTCACCATGCCGCTGGCGCGCCGCCAGGCCCTGCTGCGGCAGGCGGAAGAAGCGGACTTCGTGCTGATCGAGGACGACTACGAAAGCGAGAGCCGCTTCGAAGGCGACCCCACGCCCACGCTGAAGAGCCTGGACCGCAACAACCGCGTGATCTACGTGGGCAGCCTGTCGAAGAGCCTGGCGCCGGGGCTGCGCATCGGCTACATCGTCGGCCCCGCCGAGCTGATCGCCGAGCTGCGCGGCGCGCGCCGGCTGATGCTGCGGCACCCGTCCGCCTACATCCAGCGCGCGTTCTCGCTGTTCCTGTCGCTGGGGCACTATGATGCGCACCTGCGCCGGCTGTCCGCCGCGCACCGGGCGCGTGCCGAAACGGTGCTGGCGGCGCTGGCCGCCCACATGCCCGAGTTCCGCCCCGTGCCAATTGCCGGTGGCGCCTCCTGCTGGATCGAAGGCCCGCCATGGCTGGACGCCGATGCGCTGGCACGCCTGGCCGAGCTGCAGGGCGTGCTGATCGAGCCGGGCAGCGTGTTCTTCATGAGCGAGCCGGCGCCGCGCAATGGCTTCCGGCTCGGCTATTCGTCGATCGCGCCGGAACGCATCGAACCCGGCATCCGCGTGCTGGCCAGCGTGGCACGTGAACTGCACGCGACCATCGCCGCGCAGGGCGCATCGGCCGCCTGA
- a CDS encoding amino acid permease yields the protein MTHTPQPSSGLSHGLKQRHMTMIALGGVIGAGLFVGSGVVIKSAGPAAVLSFLITGLLVVLVMRMLGELACAMPGGGSFYEYAREAWSDRPAVGNLASFLTGWMYWYFWVIVVALEAVAGADLVRYWLPDVPNWTISLVLLVMLTLTNLVSVKSFGEFEFWFASIKVAAIMVFLFVAGVYVLGLAPGAHGMNVSNLTANGGFMPNGIVPVLTGAVAATGFYFGAEIVTIAAAETAEPQKAVARATNSVITRVLVFYVGSVLLVVCLVPWNATGIATPYVSALNVMGIPAAAQIMNAIVLTAVLSALNSGLYASSRMLFALTRRGDAPRSLARVSRNGVPTRAILVATLFGYGAVVMSYVSPDKVFAFLVNSYGTVAIFVYILIAVSQLRLRARLEREAPHLLKVRMWCYPYLTWFAIFGMVAIVVAMAFIPDQRTPLALGVASLGLLVSAYILRHLFRRGVAQVVPLAEMPRPDLHEY from the coding sequence ATGACCCATACACCACAGCCCTCGTCAGGGCTATCGCACGGCCTCAAGCAGCGGCACATGACCATGATCGCCCTGGGCGGCGTCATCGGCGCCGGCCTCTTTGTTGGCAGTGGCGTCGTCATCAAATCCGCGGGGCCCGCCGCGGTTCTTTCCTTCCTGATCACCGGCCTGCTCGTGGTGCTGGTGATGCGCATGCTCGGCGAGCTTGCCTGCGCCATGCCCGGCGGCGGCTCGTTCTACGAATACGCCCGCGAGGCCTGGAGCGACCGTCCCGCTGTCGGCAACCTGGCCAGCTTCCTGACCGGCTGGATGTACTGGTACTTCTGGGTCATCGTCGTGGCGCTCGAAGCCGTGGCGGGTGCCGACCTGGTGCGCTACTGGCTGCCCGACGTGCCCAACTGGACCATCAGCCTGGTATTGCTGGTCATGCTCACACTAACCAACCTCGTCTCGGTCAAGTCCTTCGGCGAGTTCGAGTTCTGGTTCGCGTCGATCAAAGTCGCCGCCATCATGGTGTTCCTGTTCGTAGCAGGCGTGTACGTGCTGGGCCTGGCGCCCGGCGCCCACGGCATGAACGTTTCCAACCTGACCGCGAACGGCGGCTTCATGCCGAATGGCATCGTGCCGGTGCTGACCGGCGCAGTCGCGGCGACCGGCTTCTACTTCGGCGCGGAGATCGTCACCATCGCCGCGGCCGAGACCGCCGAGCCGCAGAAGGCCGTAGCGCGCGCCACCAACTCGGTCATCACGCGCGTGCTCGTGTTCTATGTGGGTTCGGTGCTGCTGGTGGTCTGCCTGGTGCCGTGGAATGCCACTGGCATCGCCACGCCGTACGTCAGCGCGCTCAACGTCATGGGGATCCCGGCGGCCGCGCAGATCATGAACGCGATCGTGCTGACCGCCGTGCTGTCGGCGCTCAACTCGGGCCTGTACGCGTCGTCGCGCATGCTGTTCGCGCTGACGCGCCGTGGCGATGCACCGCGCTCGCTCGCCCGCGTGAGCCGCAACGGCGTGCCCACGCGCGCCATCCTGGTCGCCACGCTGTTCGGTTATGGGGCGGTGGTGATGTCGTATGTATCGCCGGACAAGGTCTTCGCCTTCCTGGTCAATTCGTACGGCACGGTTGCCATCTTTGTCTACATCCTGATCGCGGTGTCGCAGTTGCGGCTGCGTGCGCGGCTGGAGCGCGAAGCGCCCCATCTGCTCAAAGTGAGGATGTGGTGCTATCCGTACCTGACGTGGTTTGCGATCTTCGGCATGGTGGCGATCGTGGTAGCCATGGCCTTCATTCCCGATCAGCGCACGCCACTGGCGTTGGGGGTCGCCAGCCTTGGGCTGCTGGTATCGGCCTATATCTTGCGGCATCTGTTTCGACGAGGCGTGGCGCAGGTCGTGCCGCTAGCGGAGATGCCGCGGCCGGATTTGCATGAGTATTGA
- a CDS encoding IclR family transcriptional regulator, with protein MNDSRPAKGDTKPDGDTPALRLFGLLEVIATKDHPFNLQALVEETGLPKPTLHRMLQQLEAAGMVQRNGDGRHYGTGLRLRRLAENLLLNNTSHGARHMVLRKLVEEVGESCNLTAFSSGEVLYLDRVETAAPLRFYLHPGSRVPAHCSATGKLFLAQLTPAQRQRLLAHAELERYTANTLTDHAELEAEIERVKRDGYAMDDEEFLPGLLCIGVLVPAVDGGKSNLGLALQAPVMRVTREKSLQMLPALQRAAKALAAIEAESGTAWGGADEDE; from the coding sequence ATGAACGATTCGCGTCCTGCCAAGGGCGATACCAAGCCGGATGGCGATACGCCGGCGCTGCGTCTCTTTGGCCTGCTGGAAGTCATTGCCACCAAGGATCACCCCTTCAACCTGCAGGCGCTGGTGGAGGAAACCGGACTGCCCAAGCCCACGCTGCACCGCATGCTGCAGCAGCTCGAGGCGGCCGGCATGGTCCAGCGCAACGGCGACGGCCGCCACTACGGCACCGGCCTGCGCCTGCGGCGGCTGGCGGAAAACCTGTTGTTGAACAACACCTCGCACGGCGCGCGCCACATGGTGCTGCGCAAGCTGGTGGAAGAGGTGGGCGAAAGCTGCAACCTGACCGCGTTTTCGAGCGGGGAGGTGCTGTACCTGGATCGAGTGGAGACAGCGGCGCCGCTGCGTTTCTACCTGCACCCGGGCTCGCGCGTGCCGGCGCACTGCTCGGCCACGGGCAAGCTGTTCCTGGCGCAACTGACGCCGGCGCAGCGGCAGCGCCTGCTGGCCCACGCGGAGCTGGAACGCTACACGGCCAACACGCTGACCGACCACGCGGAACTGGAAGCGGAGATCGAGCGCGTGAAGCGTGACGGCTACGCGATGGATGACGAGGAGTTCCTGCCCGGCCTGCTGTGCATCGGCGTGCTGGTGCCGGCGGTGGACGGCGGGAAATCCAACCTGGGGCTGGCGCTGCAGGCCCCGGTGATGCGCGTGACGCGCGAGAAGTCATTGCAGATGCTGCCCGCATTGCAGCGGGCGGCCAAAGCGCTGGCGGCCATCGAAGCCGAGAGCGGCACCGCCTGGGGCGGCGCGGACGAGGACGAGTAG
- a CDS encoding AAA family ATPase: MVPVRSLFGIDSGLTVPAFSERDDHVPEIDPAYRFQPEVTLAILSGFMRDRRVMVQGLHGTGKSTHIEQVAARLNWPCVRVNLDGHISRLDLVGKDAIVIRDGQQITEFQEGIVPWALQRPVALIFDEYDAGRPDVMFVIQRILERDGKFTLLDQNRVIHPHPSFRLFATSNTVGLGNLNGLYHGTQLLNHAQIDRWNVVATLDYLPHAEESGIVLARVPELDNAEGRALVDAMVALAALTRRGFAAGDVSALMSPRTVISWAENCQIFRDPALAFRLTFLNKCDEAERPIVAEYYQRCFGHLPDEAAGHPVHSEPAQ; encoded by the coding sequence ATGGTGCCGGTGCGCAGCCTGTTCGGTATCGATTCCGGCCTGACGGTGCCGGCGTTCAGCGAACGCGATGACCATGTGCCGGAGATCGACCCGGCCTACCGCTTCCAGCCCGAGGTGACGCTGGCGATCCTGTCGGGCTTCATGCGCGACCGGCGAGTGATGGTGCAGGGGCTGCACGGCACCGGCAAATCGACGCATATCGAGCAGGTCGCCGCGCGCCTGAACTGGCCTTGCGTACGCGTGAACCTCGATGGCCACATCAGCCGGCTCGACCTGGTCGGCAAGGACGCCATCGTCATCCGCGACGGCCAGCAGATTACCGAATTCCAGGAAGGCATCGTGCCGTGGGCGCTGCAGCGGCCCGTGGCGCTGATCTTCGACGAATACGACGCGGGCCGGCCCGACGTGATGTTCGTGATCCAGCGCATCCTGGAGCGCGACGGCAAGTTCACGCTGCTGGACCAGAACCGCGTGATCCATCCGCATCCGTCGTTCCGCCTGTTCGCGACCTCGAACACGGTCGGTCTGGGCAACCTCAACGGCCTGTACCACGGCACCCAGCTCCTGAACCATGCACAGATCGACCGCTGGAACGTGGTGGCCACGCTCGACTACCTGCCGCACGCGGAAGAATCGGGCATCGTGCTGGCGCGCGTGCCGGAACTCGACAACGCCGAGGGCCGCGCGCTGGTCGATGCCATGGTGGCGCTGGCGGCGCTCACGCGGCGCGGCTTTGCCGCGGGCGATGTCTCGGCGCTGATGTCGCCGCGCACGGTGATCAGCTGGGCGGAGAATTGCCAGATATTCCGCGATCCGGCACTGGCATTCCGCCTGACCTTCCTGAATAAGTGCGACGAGGCGGAGCGTCCCATAGTCGCGGAGTACTACCAGCGCTGCTTTGGCCACCTGCCCGATGAAGCGGCAGGACACCCGGTCCACTCGGAGCCGGCGCAATGA
- a CDS encoding cobalt chelatase, with amino-acid sequence MNAAAAAQRLRRRQRQDALSGAAVRALTGEPALHFRDGRLWHAMRPVPQHAPHLRTDPDSDSAACLRGAADGAALRHAHSDPALHRSLCPADPVERLLFELLEQLRCETRVPRGMAGVAANLRHRFLAWSRAFHRSGLTEGQLGILLYTVAQVAWSRLSGEPVLDETEDLIEATRAAIVPVLGTSLAGLRSHRHDQAAFAGHALALARAVAQMVRSEAPNVGEDDDNAASAARAGFALWLDFEEERAENFAVADSGHSRVLAEAKDGYRVFTTRYDREVRAATLVRRALLDEYRTQLDARIARACVNVARLARRLRAALAQPRVDGWSFGEESGRIDGRRLAQLVSSPAERRLFRLEAHRAHADCVVGFLVDCSGSMKARAEPLTLLLDLLTRALDEAGVATEVLGFTTGAWNGGRARADWLARGRPAHPGRLNETCHMVFKDATRSWRRSRTDLTALLKPDLFREGVDGEAVEWACARLHTTGKARRILLVVSDGSPMDTATGQANDACYLDNHLKAVVARHDTLRDVEVLGLGVGLDLSPYYRHALALDLSQPVDMAMLDEVADLLAARRR; translated from the coding sequence ATGAACGCGGCGGCGGCCGCGCAGCGGCTGCGCCGACGCCAGCGCCAGGATGCGCTGTCCGGCGCCGCTGTGCGTGCGCTCACCGGCGAGCCGGCGCTGCACTTCCGCGACGGCCGGCTCTGGCATGCGATGCGGCCAGTGCCGCAGCATGCGCCGCATCTGCGTACCGATCCGGACTCCGACAGCGCGGCTTGCCTGCGCGGCGCCGCCGATGGCGCCGCGCTACGCCACGCGCATTCCGATCCTGCACTGCACCGCAGCCTCTGCCCGGCCGACCCGGTCGAGCGGCTGCTGTTCGAACTGCTGGAGCAACTGCGCTGCGAAACCCGCGTGCCGCGCGGCATGGCCGGCGTGGCGGCCAATCTGCGCCATCGCTTCCTGGCGTGGTCGCGTGCGTTTCATCGCTCGGGCCTGACCGAGGGCCAGCTGGGGATCCTGCTCTACACCGTCGCCCAGGTGGCGTGGTCGCGCCTGAGCGGCGAGCCGGTGCTAGATGAAACCGAGGACCTGATCGAGGCCACGCGCGCCGCCATCGTGCCCGTGCTGGGCACGTCGCTGGCCGGGTTGCGCTCGCATCGCCATGATCAGGCTGCATTCGCCGGGCACGCGCTGGCACTGGCCCGCGCCGTGGCGCAGATGGTCCGTAGCGAAGCGCCGAATGTGGGCGAGGACGATGACAACGCAGCGTCCGCCGCGCGTGCCGGGTTTGCGCTGTGGCTCGACTTCGAAGAGGAGCGCGCGGAAAATTTCGCCGTCGCCGACAGCGGCCACAGCCGCGTGCTGGCCGAGGCGAAAGACGGCTACCGTGTCTTCACCACGCGCTACGATCGCGAGGTGCGCGCCGCCACGCTGGTGCGGCGTGCCTTGCTCGACGAATACCGCACGCAGCTTGACGCGCGCATTGCGCGTGCCTGCGTCAACGTGGCCCGCCTCGCGCGCCGGCTGCGTGCCGCGCTGGCGCAGCCGCGCGTGGACGGCTGGTCCTTTGGCGAGGAGAGCGGCCGCATCGACGGCCGCCGCCTGGCGCAGCTTGTCAGCTCGCCCGCCGAACGCCGCCTGTTCCGGCTCGAAGCGCACCGGGCCCATGCCGATTGCGTGGTCGGCTTCCTGGTGGATTGCTCCGGATCGATGAAGGCACGGGCCGAACCGCTGACGCTGCTGCTCGACCTGCTGACCCGCGCGCTCGACGAGGCGGGTGTCGCGACCGAGGTGCTCGGCTTCACGACCGGTGCGTGGAACGGCGGGCGCGCCCGCGCGGACTGGCTCGCGCGTGGCCGGCCCGCGCATCCGGGCCGCCTCAATGAAACCTGCCACATGGTGTTCAAGGACGCCACGCGCAGCTGGCGCCGCTCGCGCACCGACCTTACCGCCTTGCTCAAGCCCGACCTGTTCCGCGAAGGCGTCGACGGCGAGGCCGTGGAGTGGGCCTGCGCCCGCCTGCACACGACCGGCAAGGCACGCCGCATCCTGCTGGTGGTGTCGGATGGCAGCCCGATGGATACGGCCACCGGCCAGGCCAACGACGCCTGCTACCTCGACAACCACCTGAAGGCCGTGGTCGCGCGGCACGATACGCTGCGCGACGTCGAGGTGCTGGGGCTTGGCGTCGGGCTGGACCTGAGCCCCTACTACCGGCATGCGCTGGCGCTGGACCTGTCGCAGCCAGTGGATATGGCAATGCTGGATGAGGTAGCGGACCTGCTGGCGGCGCGGCGGCGGTAG
- a CDS encoding 2Fe-2S iron-sulfur cluster binding domain-containing protein, giving the protein MIQITFLTNQGKTVSAPPDSNLLRVSLREQGGIPFKCGGGLCGTCKCRIEAGREHTDTVKPKEKKLLTEEELAGGFRLACQTFIRGDIAVSWQPREAARGAANIATPQSECSTSL; this is encoded by the coding sequence ATGATCCAGATCACCTTCCTCACCAACCAGGGCAAGACGGTCAGTGCACCGCCCGACAGCAACCTGCTGCGCGTGTCCCTGCGAGAACAGGGCGGCATTCCCTTCAAGTGTGGCGGCGGACTCTGCGGCACCTGCAAGTGCCGCATCGAAGCGGGCCGCGAGCATACGGACACAGTCAAGCCAAAGGAAAAGAAGCTGCTGACCGAGGAGGAACTGGCCGGTGGCTTCCGGCTGGCCTGCCAGACCTTTATCCGCGGCGATATCGCCGTGTCGTGGCAGCCGCGCGAAGCCGCGCGCGGCGCGGCGAACATCGCCACCCCGCAGAGCGAGTGCTCGACGAGCCTCTGA
- a CDS encoding ferredoxin, translating into MFVLLTSRPGQFRTEPTDGMTAVEAYDYVFYGKRTARFVIAELAADTKVRVLEETPPGIVNLVSTKFLDKYATLEAARAALRELARFGTMDITLVPTPVAVSGLS; encoded by the coding sequence ATGTTCGTCCTGCTCACGAGCCGCCCCGGCCAGTTTCGCACCGAGCCCACCGATGGCATGACGGCGGTGGAGGCGTACGACTATGTCTTCTACGGCAAGCGCACGGCGCGCTTCGTCATTGCCGAACTCGCCGCCGACACCAAGGTGCGCGTACTGGAGGAAACGCCGCCCGGCATCGTCAACCTGGTGTCGACCAAATTCCTCGACAAATACGCCACGCTGGAGGCCGCCCGCGCCGCGCTGCGCGAGCTGGCCCGCTTCGGCACCATGGACATCACGCTGGTGCCGACGCCCGTCGCCGTGAGCGGACTGTCCTGA
- a CDS encoding 2Fe-2S iron-sulfur cluster-binding protein, whose translation MPTVTFHKQGQTFTDEVKPQTNLVVRAGIRQFPYPNLRYECGMGKCSKCACRVIAGAEHLPPPNWKEKKQLGERLEQGYRLACQLWIEHDIELAQDDLPAPAPVAAGTVAVTTVAALATDSVDA comes from the coding sequence ATGCCGACTGTCACCTTCCACAAGCAGGGCCAGACCTTCACCGACGAGGTCAAGCCGCAGACCAACCTGGTCGTCCGCGCGGGCATCCGCCAGTTCCCCTACCCCAACCTGCGCTACGAGTGCGGCATGGGCAAGTGCTCCAAGTGCGCCTGCCGCGTGATTGCCGGAGCAGAGCACCTGCCGCCGCCAAACTGGAAGGAAAAGAAGCAACTCGGCGAGCGGCTCGAACAGGGCTACCGGCTTGCCTGCCAGCTCTGGATCGAGCACGACATCGAGCTGGCCCAGGACGATCTGCCGGCACCTGCACCGGTTGCCGCCGGCACCGTGGCTGTGACCACGGTGGCCGCCCTGGCCACCGACAGCGTGGACGCCTGA
- a CDS encoding ornithine cyclodeaminase family protein — MQHITDALIDAHVSPEDARQVMEVAFASFGRGDAAMQERIRTEAGGVKLSTLGAVIPQQGVAGAKVYTTINGQFSFVILIFSTEDGRPLASFDAGAITRLRTAACTTLAAQRLARPGARTLALFGAGTQGAQHARQLSATLGLERILVWDPYADAGMPARLSAQCGIPVVLAEPDDAVAQADIVVTASRSTTPLFAGASLRPGAFVAAIGSSLPHTRELDDTALHRAAAVVVEWRPQSTREAGDIVLADPLALPAEKIVELGDVVLGKVSPRKRDDDIVIYKSVGVGLEDVALAGFAWSRIAGAAGLRAA, encoded by the coding sequence ATGCAGCACATCACAGACGCGTTGATCGACGCCCACGTCAGCCCTGAAGACGCCCGGCAAGTCATGGAAGTGGCCTTCGCCAGCTTCGGCCGGGGCGACGCGGCGATGCAGGAGCGTATCCGCACCGAGGCGGGCGGCGTCAAGCTGTCCACGCTGGGCGCGGTGATCCCGCAGCAGGGCGTGGCGGGTGCCAAGGTCTACACGACGATCAACGGCCAGTTCTCGTTTGTCATCCTGATCTTCTCGACGGAGGACGGCAGGCCGCTCGCCTCGTTCGATGCCGGCGCCATCACGCGCCTGCGCACGGCGGCGTGCACCACGCTCGCGGCGCAGCGGCTCGCGCGGCCGGGGGCGCGCACGCTGGCGCTGTTCGGCGCCGGCACGCAGGGGGCGCAGCACGCGCGCCAGCTTAGCGCGACGCTGGGGCTGGAGCGCATCCTGGTGTGGGATCCGTATGCCGACGCCGGCATGCCCGCGCGGCTGTCGGCGCAATGCGGCATCCCGGTCGTGCTGGCCGAGCCGGATGACGCCGTGGCGCAGGCCGACATCGTCGTCACGGCCTCGCGCTCGACCACGCCGCTGTTCGCCGGCGCTTCGCTGCGGCCGGGTGCGTTCGTAGCCGCCATCGGCTCCAGCCTGCCGCATACGCGCGAGCTGGACGACACCGCGCTGCACCGCGCCGCGGCCGTGGTGGTCGAGTGGCGTCCGCAATCGACCCGCGAGGCCGGCGACATCGTGCTGGCCGATCCCCTCGCGCTGCCGGCGGAAAAGATCGTCGAACTGGGCGACGTCGTGCTCGGCAAGGTGTCGCCGCGCAAGCGGGACGACGACATCGTCATCTACAAGTCAGTCGGCGTTGGTCTGGAGGACGTGGCGCTGGCGGGCTTCGCGTGGTCGCGCATTGCCGGCGCGGCCGGGCTTCGCGCCGCCTGA
- a CDS encoding iron-containing redox enzyme family protein, translated as MAELMNREVFRAALEEAIKGKSANKAPFSVAWASGKLSRAHLARWAENHYHYVGPFADYLGYIYARTPDRYTEAKDFLLANMYEEEIGGDRHTDLLIRFAEACGTTRERVIDPDNMSPTTRGLQSWCYAVAMREDPIVAVAGLVVGLESQVPSIYRKQTPTLRDKYQFTDEEVEFFDLHIVSDEIHGERGYQIVLEHANTPELQQRCLKICEIGAQMRLLYTTALYHDYVEKELPLPELEMAA; from the coding sequence ATGGCCGAACTGATGAACCGCGAAGTATTCCGAGCCGCCCTTGAAGAAGCCATCAAGGGCAAGAGCGCCAACAAGGCGCCGTTCAGCGTGGCCTGGGCCAGCGGCAAGCTGAGCCGCGCCCACCTCGCACGCTGGGCCGAGAACCACTATCACTATGTCGGTCCGTTCGCGGATTACCTCGGCTACATCTATGCACGCACGCCTGACCGGTATACCGAAGCCAAGGACTTCCTGCTCGCCAATATGTACGAGGAGGAAATCGGCGGCGACCGCCACACCGATCTGCTGATCCGCTTCGCCGAAGCCTGCGGCACCACCCGCGAGCGCGTGATCGACCCGGACAATATGTCGCCGACCACGCGCGGCCTGCAGAGCTGGTGCTACGCGGTGGCCATGCGCGAAGACCCGATCGTGGCGGTGGCCGGGCTGGTGGTCGGGCTGGAATCGCAGGTGCCGTCGATCTACCGCAAGCAGACCCCGACGCTGCGCGACAAGTACCAGTTCACCGACGAGGAGGTCGAGTTCTTCGACCTGCATATCGTCTCGGACGAGATCCATGGCGAGCGCGGCTACCAGATCGTGCTCGAGCACGCCAACACGCCCGAGCTGCAGCAGCGCTGCCTGAAGATCTGCGAGATCGGCGCGCAGATGCGGCTGCTGTACACGACCGCGCTCTACCACGACTACGTCGAGAAAGAGCTGCCGCTGCCCGAACTCGAGATGGCCGCCTGA
- a CDS encoding aldehyde dehydrogenase family protein, which translates to MNVFLNHIDGEWTACQSGRTFDNVNPADTGDLVGRFQASSAVDAQAAVAAAAAAFAGWKKTPVGKRAAVLNRAADHLEANADSIAAELTREEGKALALARDEVLRSAQTLRFYAVEGQTFTGEVFPNDDPDQLVYSQREPLGVVTVIAPWNFPVSIPARKIAPALVTGNTVVFKPSSEAPLSGYRLAEALIKAGLPKGVLNFITGSAAEIGAGITEAPPVRAISFTGSSRAGEQIHRAVPMTTRTQMELGGKNPLIVMEDADFDRAVDLTIKGGFSLSGQACTGTSRVLVAQSVKAAYTERLLAKVATLKVGSGMTAGMDLGPLASQKQLETVLRYIEIGKSEATLLCGGERLTGGDFDKGFYVAPTVFTDVTQQMRIAREEIFGPVIAILGFTDYADAIAMANDTEYGLAAAIVTSNPRYIHHFATDIEAGTVKVNRTTTGNLVNAPFGGLKRSSTSTFRESGRTGLEFYTQIKTVYRGA; encoded by the coding sequence ATGAACGTATTCCTCAACCATATCGACGGTGAATGGACGGCCTGCCAGTCGGGCCGGACCTTCGACAATGTCAACCCGGCCGACACCGGCGACCTCGTGGGCCGTTTCCAGGCGTCGTCGGCGGTGGATGCGCAGGCGGCCGTCGCAGCGGCGGCGGCCGCGTTCGCCGGCTGGAAGAAGACCCCGGTCGGCAAGCGCGCCGCGGTCCTCAACCGCGCTGCCGACCACCTCGAAGCCAACGCCGACAGCATCGCGGCCGAGCTGACCCGCGAAGAGGGCAAGGCCCTGGCGCTGGCCCGCGACGAAGTCCTGCGCTCGGCCCAGACGCTGCGCTTCTACGCCGTGGAAGGGCAGACCTTTACCGGCGAAGTGTTCCCCAACGACGACCCGGACCAGCTCGTCTACAGCCAGCGCGAGCCGCTGGGCGTGGTGACGGTGATCGCACCGTGGAACTTCCCGGTGTCGATCCCGGCCCGCAAGATTGCCCCGGCGCTGGTGACCGGCAATACGGTGGTGTTCAAGCCATCGTCCGAGGCGCCGCTGTCGGGCTACCGCCTGGCCGAGGCGCTGATCAAGGCGGGGCTGCCCAAGGGCGTGCTGAACTTCATCACGGGCAGCGCGGCCGAGATCGGCGCGGGCATCACCGAGGCGCCGCCCGTGCGGGCGATCTCGTTCACCGGCTCGTCGCGCGCCGGCGAGCAGATTCACCGCGCGGTGCCGATGACCACCCGCACCCAGATGGAACTGGGCGGCAAGAACCCGCTGATCGTGATGGAGGATGCGGACTTCGACCGCGCTGTCGACCTGACCATCAAGGGCGGTTTCTCGCTGTCCGGGCAGGCTTGCACCGGTACCAGCCGCGTGCTGGTGGCGCAGTCCGTCAAGGCCGCATACACCGAGCGGCTGCTGGCGAAGGTGGCCACGCTCAAGGTCGGCAGCGGCATGACGGCCGGGATGGACCTGGGGCCGCTGGCCTCGCAGAAGCAGCTCGAAACCGTGCTGCGCTACATCGAGATCGGCAAGTCCGAGGCAACGTTGCTGTGCGGCGGCGAGCGGCTGACGGGGGGCGACTTCGACAAGGGCTTCTACGTGGCGCCGACCGTGTTCACGGACGTGACGCAGCAGATGCGGATCGCGCGCGAGGAGATCTTCGGGCCGGTGATCGCCATCCTCGGCTTCACGGATTACGCGGATGCGATCGCCATGGCGAACGACACCGAGTATGGCCTGGCGGCGGCGATCGTCACCAGCAACCCGCGCTACATCCACCACTTCGCCACGGACATCGAGGCGGGCACGGTCAAGGTCAACCGCACCACCACCGGGAACCTCGTCAACGCGCCGTTCGGCGGTCTGAAGCGGTCGAGCACGTCGACCTTCCGCGAGTCGGGCCGCACCGGGCTGGAGTTCTATACGCAGATCAAGACGGTCTACCGGGGCGCCTGA